In Yarrowia lipolytica chromosome 1F, complete sequence, a genomic segment contains:
- a CDS encoding uncharacterized protein (Compare to YALI0F05192g, similar to uniprot|P40545 Saccharomyces cerevisiae YIL020c HIS6 5 Pro-FAR isomerase, similar to Saccharomyces cerevisiae HIS6 (YIL020C); ancestral locus Anc_7.193): MTKFRGCIDIHSGQVKQIVGGTLTDSDADLKTNFVATQPPGYFAQLYKDNNVVGTHVIKLGPGCDEAAEEALAGWPDHLQIGGGINHDNAEKWIKLGASHVIVTSFLFPDAKLDMKRLTDLEAILEPYGGKKRIVVDLSCRRKDGKWVVAMNRWQTLTDTEVNKETLEQLAKHCDEFLIHAADVEGLCNGIDEELVTKLGEWLEEGHLPPVTYAGGAKNIDDLALVQKLSHGKVDLTYGSALDVFGGDKVKFSDCVEWNEKMHK, encoded by the coding sequence ATGACGAAATTCCGAGGCTGTATCGATATCCACTCTGGACAGGTCAAACAGATTGTCGGAGGCACTCTGACGGACTCAGACGCTGATCTCAAGACCAACTTTGTCGCTACCCAGCCTCCGGGATACTTTGCCCAGTTGTACAAGGACAACAATGTCGTGGGCACCCATGTTATCAAGCTGGGTCCTGGCTGCGACGAGGCTGCCGAGGAAGCCCTTGCTGGCTGGCCCGATCATCTTCAAATTGGAGGAGGCATCAACCACGACAATGCCGAAAAGTGGATCAAGCTGGGAGCTTCTCATGTGATTGTCACTTCTTTTCTGTTCCCCGACGCCAAGCTCGATATGAAGCGACTCACAGATCTGGAGGCCATTCTGGAGCCCTACGGCGGCAAGAAGCGCATTGTGGTGGATCTGTCGTGTCGACGAAAAGACGGCAAGTGGGTGGTGGCTATGAACCGATGGCAGACGctcacagacacagaagtcaacaaggagacgctggagcagctggccAAGCACTGCGACGAGTTTCTGATCCACGCTGCTGACGTGGAGGGTCTCTGTAACGGCATTGATGAGGAGCTGGTAACTAAGCTGGGAGAGTGGCTTGAGGAGGGTCATTTGCCCCCTGTGACGTATGCTGGCGGCGCCAAGAACATTGATGATTTGGCCCTGGTGCAGAAACTGTCGCATGGCAAGGTGGATCTGACCTATGGAAGTGCCCTCGACGTGTTTGGGGGAGACAAGGTCAAGTTCAGTGACTGTGTCGAGTGGAATGAGAAGATGCACAAGTAG
- a CDS encoding uncharacterized protein (Compare to YALI0F05214g, similar to Saccharomyces cerevisiae TPI1 (YDR050C); ancestral locus Anc_3.288, similar to uniprot|P00942 Saccharomyces cerevisiae YDR050c TPI1 triose-phosphate isomerase singleton): MSRTFFVGGNFKMNGSLESIKAIVERLNASELDPKTEVVISPPFPYLLLAKESLKKPTVSVAGQNSFDKGDGAFTGEVSVAQLKDVGAKWVILGHSERRTINKESSEWIADKTKYALDNGLDVILCIGETIDEKKAGKTLDVVRSQLDPVIAKIKDWSNVVIAYEPVWAIGTGLAATAEDAQQIHHEIRAYLKDKIGAQADKVRIIYGGSVNGKNSGTFKDKSDVDGFLVGGASLKPEFVDIINSRL; this comes from the exons ATG TCTCGAACCTTTTTTGTTGGCGGAAACTTCAAGATGAACGGCTCTCTGGAGTccatcaaggccattgttgAGCGACTCAACGCCTCCGAGCTCGACCCCAAGACCGAGGTGGTCATCTCGCCCCCCTTCCCCTACCTCCTGCTCGCCAAGGAGTCTCTGAAGAAGCCCAccgtgtctgtggctggCCAGAACTCTTTCGACAAGGGAGACGGTGCCTTCACCGGTGAGGTGTCTGTGgcccagctcaaggacgttGGAGCCAAGTGGGTCATTCTCGGCCACTCCGAGCGACGaaccatcaacaaggagtcCTCCGAGTGGATTgccgacaagaccaagtaCGCTCTTGACAACGGTCTCGACGTCATCCTCTGTATCGGAGAGAccattgacgagaagaaggctggCAAGACCCTGGACGTTGTCCGATCCCAGCTCGACCCCGTCATcgccaagatcaaggactGGTCCAACGTGGTCATTGCCTACGAGCCCGTCTGGGCCATCGGTACCGGTCTCGCTGCCACCGCCGAGGACGCCCAGCAGATCCACCACGAGATCCGAGCCTacctcaaggacaagattgGCGCCCAGGCCGACAAGGTCCGAATCATCTACGGTGGTTCCGTCAACGGCAAGAACTCTGGTACCTTCAAGGACAAGTCTGATGTCGACGGTTTCCTCGTCGGTGGTGCTTCTCTCAAGCCCGAGTTTGTTGACATCATCAACTCTCGACTTTAA
- a CDS encoding uncharacterized protein (Compare to YALI0F05236g, similar to Saccharomyces cerevisiae DAM1 (YGR113W); ancestral locus Anc_3.458, weakly similar to DEHA0B10791g Debaryomyces hansenii IPF 9981.1) codes for MQRPTTPLRRSNSRQSDHEEHYPIVESVLDMAIGEQMAELADGMSALDRNLKDLQVIHTNLNNFNESFSTLIYGLQMNAWCAEFHNGPRSCDFARRKEVEEMEERARRAQMQAERDRMAMQQIQETPTRLPSEPSDGDVTYMRNDNSFIIQPPSSYQSQLPSRIPQSSRASRIRPPNSLRPPRGRGLYLRGGSRGVTGGRGSYTGVGRGSGRPASEGTTRRWL; via the coding sequence ATGCAACGACCCACAACACCATTAAGACGCTCAAATTCGCGACAATCGGACCACGAAGAGCACTATCCGATAGTGGAGTCCGTGTTGGACATGGCTATCGGCGAACAGATGGCCGAACTCGCAGACGGCATGTCAGCGCTAGACCGCAATCTCAAGGACCTCCAGGTGATCCATACCAACCTCAATAACTTCAACGAGTCGTTCTCGACACTGATTTACGGGCTCCAGATGAACGCGTGGTGCGCCGAGTTCCATAACGGACCACGTTCGTGCGATTTTGCACGCCGAAaagaggtggaagagatggaagaAAGAGCTCGACGGGCACAGATGCAAGCGGAACGCGACAGAATGGCCATGCAACAGATCCAAGAGACCCCGACGCGTCTGCCGAGCGAACCATCGGACGGAGATGTCACGTACATGCGCAACGACAACTCGTTCATCATTCAGCCTCCTAGCAGTTACCAGTCTCAGCTGCCCAGTAGGATTCCCCAGTCGTCACGTGCGTCGAGGATTCGACCTCCGAACTCACTGAGACCACCAAGAGGACGGGGGTTGTATCTCAGAGgagggtcacgtggtgtGACGGGAGGAAGAGGGAGCTATACGGGAGTTGGGAGGGGTAGTGGTAGGCCAGCTAGTGAGGGTACTACCAGGCGGTGGCTATGA
- a CDS encoding uncharacterized protein (Compare to YALI0F05258g, similar to Saccharomyces cerevisiae YIL110W; ancestral locus Anc_2.259, similar to uniprot|P40481 Saccharomyces cerevisiae YIL110w) translates to MSFSFGFSEEGEINAPKVDTNAVKAFMDSQMDISPDFMPKKYSFRMMLERVMGKRLTYQPLQISADTQLLRRELYDVKHQLMGEDNLSATDELLLGTTNEDLKVATYEGGLKAWECMLDLTKVLEGCQWTQGSAIELGCGQGLPAIYLIQRLLKSGNPGKVTLADYNDSVLGLVTAPNVLLNLCNLLTVEELSALQTTNEDAAEGQTRVQEGELDVTSALVDRIEQLLQEKGVEVEFVAGAWSPEFVRLVGLYSLVLASETIYSLDTLPVFTNTLLNITEDGGDVLVAAKKVYFGVGGGIHEFETLLSERGWKLDVVADIDDAGVARGVWTVKQ, encoded by the coding sequence ATGTCCTTCTCATTCGGATTCTCCGAGGAAGGTGAAATCAACGCCCCCAAAGTCGACACAAATGCCGTCAAGGCGTTCATGGACTCGCAAATGGACATTTCTCCAGACTTTATGCCCAAGAAGTACTCCTTCCGAATGATGCTGGAACGGGTCATGGGAAAACGTCTCACTTACCAGCCTCTGCAAATCTCTGCAGACACACAACTTCTTCGCCGAGAGCTCTATGACGTCAAGCATCAGCTGATGGGCGAGGATAACCTGTCAGCCACCGACGAACTGCTTCTGGGCACCACTAACGAGGATCTCAAGGTTGCGACCTACGAGGGAGGTCTCAAGGCCTGGGAGTGCATGCTGGACCTGaccaaggtgctggagggTTGCCAATGGACCCAGGGCTCGGCTATTGAGCTGGGATGTGGCCAGGGACTGCCTGCTATTTATCTGATTCAAAGACTGCTCAAGTCTGGAAACCCGGGAAAAGTCACTCTGGCAGACTACAACGACTCTGTGCTGGGCTTAGTGACTGCCCCCAACGTGCTACTCAACCTGTGCAACTTGCTGACGGTTGAGGAGCTGTCTGCGCTGCAGACTACAAACGAAGATGCCGCCGAGGGTCAGACTAGAGTGCAGGAGGGAGAACTGGATGTGACAAGTGCCCTAGTGGACCGAATCGAGCAGTTGTTGCAGGAAAAGGGCGTTGAAGTCGAGTTTGTGGCCGGGGCTTGGAGCCCCGAGTTTGTGCGGCTCGTCGGACTGTATAGTCTTGTTCTAGCATCTGAGACCATTTACTCGTTGGATACGCTCCCTGTGTTCACCAATACTCTGCTGAACATTACCGaggatggaggagatgtgTTGGTGGCGGCCAAGAAGGTGTATTTCGGAGTAGGAGGCGGCATTCATGAGTTTGAGACATTGTTGAGCGAGAGAGGTTGGAAGTTGGACGTGGTGGCAGATATTGACGACGCTGGAGTTGCAAGAGGAGTTTGGACGGTGAAGCAATGA
- a CDS encoding uncharacterized protein (Compare to YALI0F05280g, weakly similar to wi|NCU05067.1 Neurospora crassa NCU05067.1 hypothetical protein and uniprot|P53951 Saccharomyces cerevisiae YNL051w COD4 protein (Complexed with DOR1 protein 4), similar to Saccharomyces cerevisiae COG5 (YNL051W); ancestral locus Anc_2.260) codes for MLDIDQFLDAEFDPVAYANQLVLQTSSSRDEDIDLDIPIKKISYDVQHLDDQVRTLCRDNHKELLSRVADVSTKEDTLKALETPMKDVNSSYKKLQTDVLGPYYQADNLYSALKRVHHTTDLLRSLTWYLYLAVQLNNTSDMAGSASLIRDLHTHSKIHPGLASLQIFRDHQKLLKEADKKLTLRCVSSIKSVSSVSTSAERTAISSAIVGLAILDERQLASAVQSALSNYISQSISLLARSVNSDESLEHAMHTISQHSRAVSTLGTLLSRAVVPAEGDDKSATPVSELPRIADLLDSNLNSKFWRDVASALNLRIKERITRATPGLKSLQQNHARLETVVAEAVSRGGGGLTVDGMEAKVMKGALAPLK; via the coding sequence ATGCTCGACATTGACCAGTTTCTGGACGCAGAATTCGACCCTGTGGCCTACGCCAACCAGCTGGTGCTGCAGACATcgtcgtcacgtgatgaggACATTGATCTCGACATCCCCATCAAGAAAATATCCTACGACGTACAGCATCTCGACGACCAGGTACGCACGTTATGCAGAGACAATcacaaggagctgctgtcACGTGTAGCTGATGTAAgcaccaaggaggacacgctcaaggctctggaaaCGCCCATGAAGGATGTCAATTCGTCATACAAAAAGTTGCAGACAGATGTTCTGGGTCCTTACTACCAAGCAGACAATCTTTACTCGGCTCTCAAACGGGTTCACCATACCACCGATCTGCTCAGATCGCTCACCTGGTACCTCTACCTGGCTGTACAACTCAACAACACATCAGATATGGCTGGATCAGCTTCTCTGATTCGAGATTTACACACCCATTCGAAAATCCATCCCGGTCTAGCATCTTTACAGATCTTCAGAGACCATCAGAAGTTACTGAAGGAGGCTGATAAGAAACTGACACTGAGATGCGTTTCTTCAATCAAGAGTGTGTCTTCAGTGTCGACTTCGGCCGAAAGAACCGCCATCTCTTCAGCTATTGTCGGTCTAGCCATCTTAGACGAACGTCAACTTGCGTCGGCCGTCCAATCAGCGCTGTCCAACTACATTTCACAGTCAATTTCTCTTCTGGCGCGCTCAGTCAACTCAGACGAGTCGCTGGAACACGCCATGCATACAATTAGTCAGCACTCTCGAGCAGTGTCGACATTGGGCACTCTGCTGTCACGTGCCGTGGTACCTGCAGAAGGAGACGACAAGTCTGCTACACCTGTCTCTGAGCTGCCTCGAATCGCGGATCTGCTTGATTCTAACCTCAACTCAAAATTCTGGCGAGATGTGGCTTCCGCTCTAAACCTGAGAATCAAGGAGAGAATCACCCGCGCCACTCCGGGACTCAAGAGTCTGCAACAGAACCATGCGAGATTGGAAACTGTGGTTGCAGAGGCTGTCAGTAGAGGTGGCGGAGGATTGACGGTAGATGGAATGGAGGCTAAGGTGATGAAGGGTGCGCTGGCGCCTCTAAAGTAG
- a CDS encoding uncharacterized protein (Compare to YALI0F05302g, similar to Saccharomyces cerevisiae YNL050C; ancestral locus Anc_2.261, no similarity), with amino-acid sequence MSKISRKELFGGGSDSEGEVGNSSYAGYENLFAFEEVEVENDDTDSDQEMTVVEVSEAVEGDDGSESEEAPEFTFNLFSGAPETVVVKDVKPVFEGFVDEGTASIGRAKEKFNDEYAAAARNKFRPLAYYFTFAEPEPKKQDLVAQFRDMAVDADSVLKVGGYHRYDVPSKVLDVSAHNAEVEKSERRARPGKKRRQKMREGKVHKSDDFGTREYGASRQYGGGVFEYGGSGINMFPLGQRGGFRGGRGGGRGRGGVRGRGGRGRGRGN; translated from the coding sequence atgtctaAAATTTCACGAAAAGAGTTATTTGGAGGCGGGAGCGACAGCGAGGGCGAAGTTGGAAACTCGTCGTATGCAGGCTACGAGAATCTGTTTGCgttcgaggaggttgaggtcGAGAATGATGACACTGATTCGGACCAGGAGATGACGGTGGTTGAGGTCTCAGAAGCTGTTGAGGGAGACGATGGCTCGGAGTCTGAGGAGGCTCCCGAGTTCACATTCAATCTGTTTTCTGGCGCGCCCGAAACGGTTGTTGTCAAGGACGTGAAGCCTGTGTTTGAGGGGTTTGTGGATGAGGGCACTGCCAGTATTGGTcgggccaaggagaagttcaaCGACGAGtatgctgctgctgcgcGCAACAAGTTTCGTCCCTTGGCGTACTACTTTACGTTTGCAGAGCCCgagcccaagaagcaggATCTGGTAGCCCAGTTTCGAGATATGGCTGTGGACGCAGATTCCGTCCTCAAGGTGGGCGGGTACCATCGGTATGATGTTCCTAGCAAGGTGCTGGACGTAAGCGCTCATAATGCCGAAGTGGAGAAGAGTGAGCGACGGGCCCGACCGGGCAAGAAGCGACGGCAGAAGATGCGCGAGGGCAAGGTGCACAAGAGTGACGACTTTGGCACTCGAGAGTACGGAGCCAGCCGGCAGTATGGAGGAGGTGTGTTCGAGTATGGAGGGTCTGGTATTAATATGTTTCCTTTAGGTCAGAGAGGCGGTTTCAGAGGTGGTCGGggaggtggccgaggccGGGGAGGTGTCAGAGgacgaggtggaagaggtaGAGGTCGGGGAAACTAA